The Dreissena polymorpha isolate Duluth1 chromosome 4, UMN_Dpol_1.0, whole genome shotgun sequence region GAAGTTCATGAGGAAAATTCCCGCTACCTTGTCTCCCCGCTCTGGTGTGCAGCGGTGGCTAACAAACTGGACGTCGTTCAGACGCTCGTGCGTCACGGTGCCAACGTCAACGAGACCTCTGACACGGACTCCACACCGGTACGATCAGCCTGCCTCACCACAAACATTCAGATGATCAAGTTCTTGGTTGAAAATGGCGCTGATATACTAAAGCCTAACAAAAATGGTGGAACATGTTTGATAAACTCCGTTCGAAGCGCACAACTGTGTACGTTCCTCATAAGCAAAGGTGCCGCTGTGAACGCTGTTGATAATTTTAAGGACACTGCCTTGCACTATGCAATACGTGAAGGAATGCTGGAGTCGGTGAAAGTTCTGTTAAGCAATAAAGCTGATTACATGATAAGGAACGATTTTGGTGATGATGCTCTGCAAACGGCTGCAACCAGAGGAAATGTTGAGATCGTAGATGTCATTGTTGAAATGGCTGGACTTTCTCTGGAGGCTAAAATACAGGCTTATGAGATTCTTGGTACGTGTCATATAGATGATCGTAATGACATTGTGTTTGGCTTGCAGCTGTGGCGCCAAGCTATGAAATGGAGGTACAAGAATAAAAATCAACCGATTTTGAAAGTTTTACCAAAAGAAACTAAAAAAGTCTACTTGAATGCTAAAGAACCTGAAAATGAGGAGGAGCTTTTGGAACTGACTGACCCTGATGAGATATACATGCAGAGTCTTCTGATACGAGAGAGAATACTAGGGCAACACCATGAGGATTCAGTATTTGGACTCAGGTACCGAGGGGCCGTGTACGCCGACTCAAACAAGTTCCAGCGTTGCGTAGACCTCTggaaatatgtttacatttttcgtTATCAACAGAACGAGCCTCTCAATCTGGACTGCCTGTACAATGTGCAGACTCTAGTGAAATTATTCTGGCATGTTCAGAAG contains the following coding sequences:
- the LOC127879775 gene encoding protein fem-1 homolog C-like isoform X2; translation: MACQQGKVHFVNYLIEECGADIEIKGVYEVHEENSRYLVSPLWCAAVANKLDVVQTLVRHGANVNETSDTDSTPVRSACLTTNIQMIKFLVENGADILKPNKNGGTCLINSVRSAQLCTFLISKGAAVNAVDNFKDTALHYAIREGMLESVKVLLSNKADYMIRNDFGDDALQTAATRGNVEIVDVIVEMAGLSLEAKIQAYEILGTCHIDDRNDIVFGLQLWRQAMKWRYKNKNQPILKVLPKETKKVYLNAKEPENEEELLELTDPDEIYMQSLLIRERILGQHHEDSVFGLRYRGAVYADSNKFQRCVDLWKYVYIFRYQQNEPLNLDCLYNVQTLVKLFWHVQKERENNGEIEAKIFFDDALEVLQILTGQIISAKECLSNDGECLLYEQASKLNTQAEDKASQTLSEFQLLMQLYVHMIHLLTKLECSLDQTHAYMSCIHRLVSTDPRCTKRLSLLHLAVDSKTSLIADEYYSQFPSLEVVQLLVRCGANVNAQCKCGNTALLKAAHTMYMHSGPPEDEEKKVIEYLLAVGTHVDIMNNIGDTAEKFLKHSVIFSYSPLQYLSLKCLAARVILKEKIPFKSEVPVSLIPFVQCHGMHCN